A region from the Kineothrix sp. IPX-CK genome encodes:
- a CDS encoding SufBD protein, which yields MVDYIQDLVNGLIDSDDKKAYQCLKQLKNESNQSNVVYPFFGVFADMLDHENSYIRTRGIILVAANAQWDNDYKIDEIIDKFLIHITDDKPIAARQCIKVLPIVAKFKPDLRLDIINALHRANPSRYKESMQSLVVKDIQKCLNDIQSLS from the coding sequence ATGGTGGATTATATTCAAGACTTGGTTAATGGCCTGATAGATAGTGATGATAAAAAGGCCTATCAATGTTTAAAGCAACTGAAAAATGAAAGTAACCAATCTAATGTCGTGTACCCTTTCTTTGGCGTGTTTGCAGATATGCTTGATCATGAAAATTCTTATATCAGAACAAGAGGCATTATTTTGGTTGCTGCAAATGCGCAGTGGGATAATGACTATAAAATAGATGAAATTATTGACAAATTCCTCATACATATCACAGACGATAAGCCGATTGCTGCACGGCAATGCATTAAGGTGTTGCCTATTGTAGCAAAATTCAAGCCAGATTTGAGGCTGGACATCATAAATGCACTGCATCGTGCTAATCCATCAAGATACAAGGAAAGTATGCAATCGTTGGTGGTAAAGGATATCCAAAAATGCTTAAATGATATACAAAGCCTTTCATAA